A stretch of the Capra hircus breed San Clemente chromosome 10, ASM170441v1, whole genome shotgun sequence genome encodes the following:
- the EFS gene encoding embryonal Fyn-associated substrate isoform X2 encodes MMAQLARALYDNTAESPQELSFRRGDVLRVLQREGAGGLDGWCLCSLHGQQGIVPANRVKLLPAGPAPKPGLSQVPPTQPGSPHLAPEHSSEDQELYVVPPPARLCPTSRPLTGPCPPSPDPIYKVPRGGGTQLAAPGAALEVYDVPPTALRVPSNGPYDSPASFARPLAQVAPQSLGEDEAPYDVPLAPKSPSDLELDLEWEGGREPGPPLYAAPSNLKRASALLNLYEAPEELLADGEGGGADEGIYDVPLLGPETPPSPEPLGASASSDMDTLALLLARSPPAPHRPRLPSAESLSRRPLPALPVPEAPSPSPAPSPAAGRKGSIQDRPLPPPPPRLPGYGGPKVEGDPEGREVEDHPAGHHNEYEGIPVAEEYDYVHLKGMDKVQEARPPDKASPGDPEQLERGPPEQQEALSPGEPLVLPTGDLQLLHFYAGQCRGHYSTLQAAVAALMSSTQAKQPPRLFVPHGKRVLVAAHRLVFVGDTLGRLAASAPLRAQVGAAGTALGQALRATVLAIKGAALGYPSSPAAQEMAQCVADLAGRALQFTTLLTSLAP; translated from the exons ATGATG GCCCAGCTGGCCCGGGCACTGTACGACAACACAGCTGAGTCCCCACAGGAGCTGTCCTTCCGCCGAGGGGACGTTCTGCGGGTGCTGCAGAGGGAAGGCGCTGGTGGGCTGGATGGCTGGTGCCTCTGCTCCCTGCATGGCCAGCAGGGCATCGTGCCTGCTAACAGAGTGAAGCTCCTTCCTGCTGGCCCAGCACCCAAGCCTGGCCTCTCCCAGGTGCCCCCTACCCAGCCAGGCTCACCACATCTGGCCCCGGAGCACAGCAGTGAGGACCAGGAG TTGTACGTGGTGCCACCCCCAGCTCGACTCTGTCCTACCTCGAGACCTCTAACTGGACCCTGCCCACCCTCCCCTGACCCCATCTACAAGGTCCCCAGAGGCGGTGGGACCCAACTGGCTGCCCCTGGAGCTGCCTTGGAG GTCTACGACGTACCCCCCACTGCCCTCCGAGTTCCCTCCAATGGCCCCTATGACTCCCCGGCCTCCTTTGCCCGCCCTCTGGCTCAGGTTGCCCCCCAGTCCCTTGGAGAGGATGAAGCTCCCTATGACGTGCCTCTGGCCCCAAAGTCACCATCAGACCTGGAGTTAGATCTGGAGTGGGAGGGGGGCCGGGAACCAGGGCCCCCCCTCTATGCTGCCCCTTCCAACCTGAAACGAGCATCAGCCCTGCTCAATCTGTACGAAGCACCAGAGGAACTGCTGGCAGATGGGGAAGGCGGGGGCGCTGACGAGGGCATCTATGACGTCCCCCTGCTGGGGCCGGAGACACCCCCTTCTCCAGAGCCCCTGGGAGCTTCGGCCTCCAGTGACATGGACACCCTGGCCCTCCTTCTGGCCAGAAGCCCCCCAGCCCCACACAGACCCCGGCTGCCCTCAGCCGAGAGTCTGTCCCGTCGCCCCCTGCCTGCCTTGCCTGTGCCGGAGGCCCCCAGCCCTTCCCCGGCTCCTTCTCCTGCTGCGGGCCGGAAGGGCAGCATCCAGGAcaggcccctgcccccacccccaccgcgcCTGCCTGGCTATGGGGGCCCCAAGGTGGAGGGGGATCCGGAGGGCAGGGAGGTGGAGGACCACCCGGCAGGACACCACAACGAGTACGAGGGCATCCCAGTGGCTGAGGAGTACGACTACGTCCACCTGAAG GGCATGGATAAAGTTCAGGAAGCCAGGCCTCCAGataaggcctccccaggggaTCCTGAACAGCTGGAGAGGGGGCCGCCAGAGCAGCAG GAGGCCCTGTCCCCTGGGGAGCCACTGGTTCTGCCCACTGGAGATCTACAGCTCCTGCACTTCTACGCTGGGCAGTGCCGGGGCCACTACTCAACACTGCAGGCGGCCGTGGCGGCCCTGATGTCCAGCACCCAGGCAAAGCAGCCCCCGCGCCTCTTTGTGCCCCACGGCAAGCGGGTGCTGGTGGCCGCCCACCGCCTGGTGTTCGTTGGGGATACCCTGGGCCGCCTGGCAGCCTCTGCCCCTCTGCGAGCACAGGTCGGGGCCGCGGGCACAGCACTGGGCCAGGCATTGCGGGCCACTGTGCTGGCCATCAAGGGGGCCGCCCTGGGCTACCCATCCAGCCCTGCAGCCCAAGAGATGGCGCAGTGCGTGGCGGACCTGGCAGGGAGGGCCCTGCAATTCACCACTCTGCTCACCAGCCTGGCCCCCTGA
- the EFS gene encoding embryonal Fyn-associated substrate isoform X1 — MAIATSAQLARALYDNTAESPQELSFRRGDVLRVLQREGAGGLDGWCLCSLHGQQGIVPANRVKLLPAGPAPKPGLSQVPPTQPGSPHLAPEHSSEDQELYVVPPPARLCPTSRPLTGPCPPSPDPIYKVPRGGGTQLAAPGAALEVYDVPPTALRVPSNGPYDSPASFARPLAQVAPQSLGEDEAPYDVPLAPKSPSDLELDLEWEGGREPGPPLYAAPSNLKRASALLNLYEAPEELLADGEGGGADEGIYDVPLLGPETPPSPEPLGASASSDMDTLALLLARSPPAPHRPRLPSAESLSRRPLPALPVPEAPSPSPAPSPAAGRKGSIQDRPLPPPPPRLPGYGGPKVEGDPEGREVEDHPAGHHNEYEGIPVAEEYDYVHLKGMDKVQEARPPDKASPGDPEQLERGPPEQQEALSPGEPLVLPTGDLQLLHFYAGQCRGHYSTLQAAVAALMSSTQAKQPPRLFVPHGKRVLVAAHRLVFVGDTLGRLAASAPLRAQVGAAGTALGQALRATVLAIKGAALGYPSSPAAQEMAQCVADLAGRALQFTTLLTSLAP; from the exons ATGGCCATAGCCACGTCG GCCCAGCTGGCCCGGGCACTGTACGACAACACAGCTGAGTCCCCACAGGAGCTGTCCTTCCGCCGAGGGGACGTTCTGCGGGTGCTGCAGAGGGAAGGCGCTGGTGGGCTGGATGGCTGGTGCCTCTGCTCCCTGCATGGCCAGCAGGGCATCGTGCCTGCTAACAGAGTGAAGCTCCTTCCTGCTGGCCCAGCACCCAAGCCTGGCCTCTCCCAGGTGCCCCCTACCCAGCCAGGCTCACCACATCTGGCCCCGGAGCACAGCAGTGAGGACCAGGAG TTGTACGTGGTGCCACCCCCAGCTCGACTCTGTCCTACCTCGAGACCTCTAACTGGACCCTGCCCACCCTCCCCTGACCCCATCTACAAGGTCCCCAGAGGCGGTGGGACCCAACTGGCTGCCCCTGGAGCTGCCTTGGAG GTCTACGACGTACCCCCCACTGCCCTCCGAGTTCCCTCCAATGGCCCCTATGACTCCCCGGCCTCCTTTGCCCGCCCTCTGGCTCAGGTTGCCCCCCAGTCCCTTGGAGAGGATGAAGCTCCCTATGACGTGCCTCTGGCCCCAAAGTCACCATCAGACCTGGAGTTAGATCTGGAGTGGGAGGGGGGCCGGGAACCAGGGCCCCCCCTCTATGCTGCCCCTTCCAACCTGAAACGAGCATCAGCCCTGCTCAATCTGTACGAAGCACCAGAGGAACTGCTGGCAGATGGGGAAGGCGGGGGCGCTGACGAGGGCATCTATGACGTCCCCCTGCTGGGGCCGGAGACACCCCCTTCTCCAGAGCCCCTGGGAGCTTCGGCCTCCAGTGACATGGACACCCTGGCCCTCCTTCTGGCCAGAAGCCCCCCAGCCCCACACAGACCCCGGCTGCCCTCAGCCGAGAGTCTGTCCCGTCGCCCCCTGCCTGCCTTGCCTGTGCCGGAGGCCCCCAGCCCTTCCCCGGCTCCTTCTCCTGCTGCGGGCCGGAAGGGCAGCATCCAGGAcaggcccctgcccccacccccaccgcgcCTGCCTGGCTATGGGGGCCCCAAGGTGGAGGGGGATCCGGAGGGCAGGGAGGTGGAGGACCACCCGGCAGGACACCACAACGAGTACGAGGGCATCCCAGTGGCTGAGGAGTACGACTACGTCCACCTGAAG GGCATGGATAAAGTTCAGGAAGCCAGGCCTCCAGataaggcctccccaggggaTCCTGAACAGCTGGAGAGGGGGCCGCCAGAGCAGCAG GAGGCCCTGTCCCCTGGGGAGCCACTGGTTCTGCCCACTGGAGATCTACAGCTCCTGCACTTCTACGCTGGGCAGTGCCGGGGCCACTACTCAACACTGCAGGCGGCCGTGGCGGCCCTGATGTCCAGCACCCAGGCAAAGCAGCCCCCGCGCCTCTTTGTGCCCCACGGCAAGCGGGTGCTGGTGGCCGCCCACCGCCTGGTGTTCGTTGGGGATACCCTGGGCCGCCTGGCAGCCTCTGCCCCTCTGCGAGCACAGGTCGGGGCCGCGGGCACAGCACTGGGCCAGGCATTGCGGGCCACTGTGCTGGCCATCAAGGGGGCCGCCCTGGGCTACCCATCCAGCCCTGCAGCCCAAGAGATGGCGCAGTGCGTGGCGGACCTGGCAGGGAGGGCCCTGCAATTCACCACTCTGCTCACCAGCCTGGCCCCCTGA